In the Pseudanabaena sp. PCC 7367 genome, one interval contains:
- a CDS encoding formylglycine-generating enzyme family protein: MNFIKQDFDQKFLAILHNSFAIIPIKLFLWATLLLCSCNANISINQSSELDFSAEVTTSAKSANIDQESCEADEQFSYVPAGEFISGSDRQERDYGYRISAEAAVNDKNDPAKVAAAEARLKEDRWFERESDRQTQTLDSFCIARNLVTNVEYQEFIEANDHRSPGITEAEYQDQGFLVHPYADVKRFLWQGQDFPEGEANHPVVLVSYDDAITYAQWRSQQDNYTYRLPTVLEWEKAARGTDGQYFPWGNEWRDDATNWGDRAGHTNMVGKFLLDRSAYGAKDMAGNVFEYTSTLQEREGKSTRSVMKGCSWDDLPGFCRSAYQHTRPIDSRHILFGFRLVRLAKQD; the protein is encoded by the coding sequence TTGAATTTTATTAAGCAAGACTTTGATCAAAAATTTCTTGCAATCCTCCACAATTCTTTTGCAATTATACCCATTAAATTATTTTTATGGGCAACTCTTTTGCTTTGCTCTTGCAATGCCAACATATCGATCAATCAATCTTCAGAGCTAGATTTCAGCGCAGAAGTAACTACATCTGCTAAATCAGCAAACATAGATCAAGAAAGTTGCGAAGCCGACGAACAATTTTCCTATGTTCCCGCCGGTGAATTTATTAGCGGTAGCGATCGCCAGGAACGGGACTATGGCTATCGCATTTCGGCGGAAGCGGCCGTAAATGATAAAAACGATCCGGCCAAAGTTGCCGCTGCTGAAGCAAGACTCAAGGAAGATCGCTGGTTTGAGCGGGAAAGCGATCGCCAGACGCAAACTCTTGATAGCTTCTGCATCGCCCGAAATTTAGTCACTAATGTTGAATATCAAGAATTTATTGAGGCTAACGATCATCGATCGCCAGGGATCACTGAAGCTGAATATCAAGATCAAGGCTTTCTGGTGCATCCCTATGCCGATGTAAAGCGCTTTCTGTGGCAAGGTCAAGATTTCCCAGAGGGTGAAGCAAATCATCCGGTGGTGCTGGTTTCCTATGATGACGCGATTACTTATGCCCAGTGGCGATCGCAGCAAGATAATTACACCTATCGATTGCCGACGGTGCTGGAATGGGAAAAGGCCGCCAGGGGCACTGATGGGCAGTATTTCCCCTGGGGCAATGAATGGCGCGATGATGCCACCAATTGGGGCGATCGGGCTGGCCATACCAATATGGTGGGAAAGTTCCTGCTCGATCGCAGTGCGTATGGAGCCAAGGATATGGCTGGGAATGTGTTTGAATATACTTCTACCTTGCAAGAGCGGGAAGGTAAGTCAACCCGATCGGTGATGAAGGGCTGTTCCTGGGACGATCTACCGGGTTTTTGCCGTAGCGCATACCAGCACACCAGGCCGATCGATTCGCGGCATATTTTGTTTGGGTTCCGATTGGTGCGATTGGCAAAGCAAGATTAG
- a CDS encoding thioredoxin domain-containing protein translates to MDSQPSQPAAKTRNLIIAIAAIILAAALFFGIKLDSQGNSLGALAKTATSYEVAIASDKPTMIEFYADWCASCQAMAKDNLALEREYGDRVNFVMLNVDNNKWLPELEQYNVDGIPEFVFLDGAKNTQGTAIGTVPKQIMAENLEALIAGNDLPHAQLVDGNASQFNAPKPADNTAPRDHG, encoded by the coding sequence ATGGATTCCCAACCAAGCCAACCCGCCGCCAAGACCAGAAACTTAATTATTGCGATCGCCGCAATTATCCTCGCTGCTGCGCTGTTTTTTGGCATCAAACTAGACAGTCAGGGCAATTCCCTTGGTGCATTGGCCAAAACTGCCACCTCCTATGAAGTGGCGATCGCTAGCGATAAACCCACCATGATTGAATTCTATGCCGATTGGTGTGCCAGTTGTCAGGCGATGGCAAAGGATAACCTAGCCCTGGAGCGGGAGTATGGCGATCGGGTGAATTTCGTGATGCTCAACGTGGATAATAACAAGTGGCTACCGGAGTTAGAGCAATATAACGTGGATGGGATTCCGGAGTTTGTGTTTCTAGATGGGGCAAAAAACACCCAGGGGACAGCGATCGGCACCGTGCCCAAGCAAATTATGGCCGAGAACCTGGAAGCGTTAATTGCTGGCAATGACTTACCCCATGCCCAGTTAGTTGATGGCAATGCTTCGCAGTTTAATGCCCCCAAACCAGCGGACAATACTGCACCCCGCGATCACGGTTAG
- a CDS encoding serine hydrolase produces MFLSQDNTRRRREERLKRLRDRRKKIIQSSPSQEPTSLNGASSGSVTPLRPVTTVRSKGSNNSDKSGSIKAVAKNSGKVSKANRARPSRTATSKSAPRAINGRAGRNFKQPTGPEVIIRIVLLQLFKLAVAGIGISVIVGTLISFWNSYSAGNNGQLAGDPTEQVENQRQFIGATLGTEATELKAQINQLTAAEPDLGLQALLVNIDTESYVNINADVPIAAASTIKLPLLVAFLQDVDAGKIRLDEQLEISEDVRVGHAGELQYTEPGTTVSALETITLMITISDNTATNMVIKRLGGAGAVNERFASWGLNATVIRNPLPDLEGTNTTSPQDLVNLLAMVDQGKLIAPRSRDRFMDITRRTLTDTLLPQGIGPEARIAHKTGDIASVVGDAGIIDMPNGRRYIMAALVQRPDNDQRANDLIRQVSDATYQHFKATTPPPAPVVPDPAEAIDSTEGQDPNQSPSAPTDSTTPTTENGFDDGFQLQVPANLVPGNSIAIPNN; encoded by the coding sequence ATGTTTCTGTCCCAAGACAATACCCGCAGGCGGCGCGAGGAACGATTGAAAAGATTGCGCGATCGCCGTAAAAAGATTATCCAATCTAGCCCTAGTCAAGAACCTACCAGCTTAAACGGTGCGAGTAGTGGTTCAGTCACACCCCTGCGCCCGGTGACTACGGTGCGATCGAAGGGTAGTAATAATAGTGATAAATCCGGCAGTATTAAAGCAGTGGCCAAAAATTCTGGCAAAGTAAGCAAAGCCAATCGCGCTCGCCCCAGCAGAACCGCTACATCTAAATCTGCGCCCAGGGCGATCAATGGCAGAGCTGGCCGTAACTTCAAACAGCCCACCGGCCCCGAAGTAATTATTCGGATTGTGCTGCTGCAACTTTTTAAGCTGGCCGTGGCTGGAATTGGCATTAGTGTGATCGTTGGTACTCTAATATCATTTTGGAATAGCTACTCGGCTGGCAATAATGGTCAATTGGCAGGTGATCCAACGGAACAGGTGGAAAACCAACGGCAATTCATCGGTGCAACCCTGGGAACAGAAGCAACCGAATTAAAAGCACAAATTAATCAGTTGACGGCGGCAGAGCCCGATCTAGGCCTGCAAGCCCTGCTGGTAAATATTGATACTGAAAGTTATGTAAATATTAATGCTGATGTGCCGATCGCAGCGGCTAGCACGATCAAACTACCTTTGTTAGTAGCCTTCTTGCAGGATGTAGATGCTGGCAAGATTCGCCTGGATGAGCAACTTGAAATAAGCGAGGATGTGCGGGTTGGCCATGCCGGTGAACTGCAATATACCGAACCAGGCACAACCGTTTCAGCCCTAGAAACGATCACCCTCATGATTACAATCAGTGATAACACCGCTACAAATATGGTGATTAAACGGCTGGGTGGGGCTGGGGCTGTTAATGAGCGGTTCGCCAGTTGGGGGCTTAATGCCACCGTAATTCGCAATCCGCTTCCCGACCTAGAAGGCACTAACACTACTAGTCCCCAGGATCTGGTGAATTTATTGGCAATGGTTGACCAAGGCAAGTTAATCGCACCCCGCAGCCGCGATCGCTTCATGGATATTACCCGCCGTACCCTGACTGATACCCTCTTGCCCCAGGGGATTGGCCCCGAAGCCAGGATCGCCCACAAAACCGGTGACATTGCTTCTGTGGTGGGGGATGCAGGAATTATTGATATGCCCAATGGTAGACGCTATATTATGGCGGCATTGGTGCAACGCCCGGACAACGATCAGCGCGCCAATGATCTAATCCGCCAGGTTTCTGATGCCACTTATCAGCATTTTAAAGCCACTACGCCTCCCCCTGCACCCGTAGTCCCAGATCCTGCTGAGGCGATCGACTCGACTGAAGGGCAAGATCCCAATCAATCGCCCTCAGCGCCAACGGATTCAACTACACCAACCACTGAAAATGGCTTTGATGATGGCTTTCAATTACAAGTGCCCGCTAATTTGGTGCCGGGAAATTCGATCGCAATTCCCAATAACTAG
- a CDS encoding RNA methyltransferase, whose product MTNDLHKDSSGDRHSALNNDLNDLNDLNDLNDLNLDVRIVLVEPAGELNLGSVARVMKNMGLSQLYLVNPHADRHSEDAQHMAVHAKDILDTAQVVTSLPEALAGCQRAIATVGRIDFTDQMLAEAKDVITGIEWLAAVSSSAIVFGPEDRGLSNREIAYCQAILTIPTSATYPSLNLAQAVGICCYQLKLLAIQILVRDSDIPEPTTDRNNNQQGNSAITNSDYQPAAPIADISRRKPLSLKNQSRSPKTNANLQLDSSEQSNAITEIGQDVNIDQNIDQNVDRLDQANRHAPNLTNPNHLDREEHNASKFGQNTSQNDKDLLDSASIDAIEAYYQHLETVLLEIGFLYPHTAFSRMKKLRRIFNKAALTESEVTMLRGMLSQIAWAAKHGDRDT is encoded by the coding sequence TTGACTAATGATTTGCACAAGGATTCAAGTGGCGATCGCCACAGTGCTCTAAATAATGATCTAAATGATCTAAATGATTTAAATGATTTAAATGATTTAAACCTAGACGTGCGGATTGTTCTGGTGGAGCCTGCCGGTGAGTTGAATTTGGGATCGGTGGCGCGGGTAATGAAAAATATGGGGCTAAGCCAGCTATATCTGGTAAATCCCCATGCCGATCGCCACAGTGAGGATGCCCAGCATATGGCCGTCCATGCTAAAGATATTCTGGATACCGCTCAGGTGGTAACGAGCCTGCCAGAAGCCTTGGCGGGCTGCCAACGGGCGATCGCTACGGTTGGTCGGATTGATTTTACTGATCAAATGCTTGCTGAAGCTAAGGATGTGATCACTGGGATAGAGTGGTTAGCGGCTGTTTCTAGCAGTGCGATCGTATTTGGCCCCGAAGATCGCGGCCTGAGCAATCGGGAGATCGCCTACTGCCAAGCCATTCTGACCATCCCCACCAGTGCAACCTATCCTTCGCTGAATCTGGCGCAAGCGGTGGGTATTTGCTGCTATCAGCTCAAATTATTAGCAATACAAATATTAGTACGGGACTCAGACATACCAGAGCCAACCACCGATAGAAATAACAATCAGCAAGGCAATAGTGCGATAACCAATTCTGATTACCAACCTGCTGCACCAATTGCCGACATCAGCAGGCGAAAACCATTATCACTGAAAAATCAAAGCCGATCGCCTAAGACCAATGCCAATTTGCAGCTTGATTCAAGTGAGCAAAGTAATGCAATCACTGAGATCGGCCAGGATGTCAACATTGATCAAAATATTGATCAAAATGTCGATCGCCTCGATCAAGCTAATCGCCATGCTCCTAACCTAACAAACCCTAATCACCTCGATCGGGAAGAGCATAATGCCAGTAAGTTTGGACAAAACACTAGTCAAAATGACAAAGATTTGCTAGATTCTGCAAGCATAGATGCGATCGAAGCATACTACCAGCACCTGGAAACAGTATTATTAGAAATCGGTTTTTTATATCCTCACACCGCCTTTAGTCGCATGAAGAAACTAAGACGCATATTTAATAAAGCAGCCCTGACAGAATCAGAGGTAACTATGCTCCGGGGAATGCTATCGCAAATTGCCTGGGCGGCAAAGCATGGCGATCGTGATACCTGA
- a CDS encoding helix-turn-helix domain-containing protein yields the protein MTGLNRQAFESLLPNFTQAYQDSQNKPEKRRKRAPGGGRKATLQTIESKLFYSLFYCKCYPTFDLASVLFNFDRSQAHEWVHRLVPILETGLGYRMVLPERKLHSMDEFVKRFPEVKRVMIDG from the coding sequence ATGACAGGACTGAATCGTCAAGCCTTTGAATCGCTCTTGCCCAATTTTACTCAAGCTTATCAAGATAGCCAGAACAAGCCAGAGAAACGTCGTAAACGAGCACCTGGCGGTGGACGCAAAGCCACATTACAGACGATAGAGTCCAAGCTATTTTACAGTTTGTTCTACTGTAAATGCTACCCCACGTTTGATTTGGCAAGTGTGTTGTTCAACTTTGATCGTTCCCAAGCCCACGAATGGGTACATCGTTTAGTGCCAATCTTAGAAACCGGATTAGGATACCGCATGGTTTTGCCAGAGCGAAAACTGCATAGTATGGATGAATTTGTGAAACGCTTTCCAGAGGTGAAGCGGGTCATGATAGACGGGTGA
- a CDS encoding transposase family protein: MIIDGTERPVQRPKDQAQQQANYSGKKRRHTRKHIGAVDEHKRILVLTQAREGKVHDKRLLDEEDLVAAIPDEIPIDVDLGFLGLHKEYVNIRIPHRKPRGGSLSPAQKDENLALSRERVLCENAFAGVKRYNSVAAVYRNRVTDFDDRLMLVASGLWNFYLEAA; the protein is encoded by the coding sequence GTGATCATAGATGGTACAGAGCGACCGGTACAACGCCCCAAGGATCAAGCCCAACAGCAGGCAAACTATTCGGGTAAGAAACGTCGGCATACACGCAAGCACATAGGTGCAGTAGATGAGCACAAGCGGATCTTGGTTTTAACTCAAGCCCGAGAGGGTAAAGTGCATGACAAACGACTTTTGGATGAAGAAGACCTAGTTGCAGCAATTCCAGATGAGATACCAATTGACGTAGATTTAGGTTTCTTAGGTTTACACAAGGAGTATGTCAACATACGCATCCCGCATAGAAAGCCGAGAGGAGGTAGTTTGAGTCCGGCTCAAAAGGATGAGAACTTAGCCCTGTCTCGAGAGCGAGTGCTCTGTGAAAATGCCTTTGCTGGCGTGAAGCGCTACAATTCTGTTGCAGCAGTTTATAGAAATCGTGTGACTGATTTTGATGACCGTCTGATGTTGGTTGCTTCAGGGCTATGGAACTTCTATTTAGAGGCAGCTTAA
- the surE gene encoding 5'/3'-nucleotidase SurE — MLVLTNDDGIDAPGIRVLYEVATSLDLPPSLLTDRADRPASNLKSPDANYAEGIKTPEVVLVAPDRQYSGCGHQVTTYHPIGIERRSDTEFAISGTPADCVRVAYGHLAKSADGSGSIPIKLVLSGINAGGNLGIDNYISGTVAAVREATMLGIPAIALSHYRHKGREFDWPGAANLTRRVLDQLLQKDFEPGTFWNVNLPHPMPGSPEPELVYCNSDNRPLPIEFKVNFDQHDQHDRITEYVTNVGVYENRDRTPACDIDVCFSGNVAITKIRL; from the coding sequence ATGCTGGTTCTTACTAATGATGATGGGATCGATGCACCTGGAATTAGGGTGCTGTATGAAGTGGCGACAAGCTTAGATTTACCGCCCAGCTTGTTAACCGATCGCGCCGATCGCCCTGCCTCTAATCTCAAATCGCCAGATGCTAATTATGCTGAGGGTATAAAAACTCCGGAGGTTGTTTTAGTAGCTCCCGATCGCCAGTATTCCGGTTGTGGCCATCAGGTAACCACCTACCACCCGATCGGGATTGAGCGTCGCTCAGACACAGAGTTTGCGATCAGTGGCACACCAGCCGATTGTGTGCGGGTGGCCTATGGTCACTTGGCGAAAAGCGCTGATGGCTCTGGCTCTATTCCGATCAAATTAGTGTTGTCTGGTATTAATGCCGGTGGCAATTTGGGCATCGATAATTATATTTCTGGTACGGTGGCCGCTGTCCGCGAAGCGACCATGTTGGGGATTCCAGCGATCGCCCTATCCCACTATCGCCACAAAGGACGCGAATTTGATTGGCCAGGTGCTGCCAATTTGACACGCAGAGTTTTGGATCAGCTTTTGCAAAAAGATTTTGAGCCCGGCACATTTTGGAATGTAAATTTACCCCACCCAATGCCCGGTTCACCAGAGCCAGAGCTGGTTTATTGTAATTCTGACAATCGCCCTTTGCCAATTGAGTTCAAAGTTAACTTTGACCAGCATGATCAGCACGATCGGATCACTGAATATGTGACCAATGTGGGGGTCTATGAAAACCGCGATCGTACCCCTGCCTGTGACATTGACGTGTGTTTTTCGGGGAATGTGGCGATCACCAAAATCCGCCTCTAG
- a CDS encoding NAD(P)H-quinone oxidoreductase subunit O yields the protein MELKKGAMVKAVREKLDNSVEAQANDTRWSSYIFETKGEVLDVRGDYVQIKFGQVPTPPVWLRLDQVEEA from the coding sequence ATGGAACTCAAAAAAGGGGCAATGGTTAAGGCGGTGCGTGAGAAGCTAGATAATAGTGTGGAAGCGCAAGCCAATGATACCCGCTGGTCTAGTTATATTTTTGAGACCAAGGGCGAGGTGCTAGATGTACGCGGTGATTATGTGCAAATTAAGTTTGGCCAGGTACCCACTCCACCAGTATGGTTACGGCTTGATCAAGTCGAAGAAGCTTAA
- a CDS encoding Ycf34 family protein, whose protein sequence is MCICVNCHYVDRCSTYNAVEHQHQQPHLTENPNFEPDSPTINVNIRTEDDGIQMEWDVVGCASFVEEAGKWAKLRPGELVPT, encoded by the coding sequence ATGTGTATCTGCGTTAATTGCCATTATGTCGATCGCTGTTCCACTTACAATGCGGTTGAGCATCAACACCAGCAACCCCATCTGACTGAAAATCCTAATTTTGAACCAGACTCACCCACGATCAATGTCAACATTCGCACCGAGGATGATGGCATCCAGATGGAATGGGATGTGGTTGGTTGTGCCAGTTTTGTAGAAGAAGCCGGAAAATGGGCTAAGCTCCGCCCCGGTGAACTAGTCCCCACTTGA
- a CDS encoding polysaccharide deacetylase family protein, whose amino-acid sequence MSRSTLTILVGLFLGGVGLGAGTAAALIALSGNGARIERNQVVSDATNQETNRESRESEDRSNNNDRSIPSTNPSVNRDRYTCEPDALASISVSLKQVGRLGKVADNPLPTVANLSTNLSPDLFARLNPSPWPQISDRARSAAVPIIMYHDITAEKDVFYDVLPDELEAQFQAIEDEGLTPISMDELYNHLQTGVSLPAKPIVLTFDDNYLGQYEHAFPLLQEYGYPALFSVHTDFVGKLPGKPKSDWDQLQEMVDSGLVTIASHSASHRNFSELTDSEIRQELAESKQILEENLGVKIRYFTYPEGTYTERVTELVAAAGYEAALTMSLDPYLETVANESQDLLTVMRYGQSRLYEVLAYADGGPYAGDKEIVPNVAVPLPVDYSQPVEKRLVTVDNLPLTLVFGGKPITVHADSRYAVEEIMEDTDAIAAVDGTFFSLEYLDSNTMIGPILSQNSNLAGRFLPGNRGENPLLRGRPLVLISPDTIKFVPYDPDEHTSLSAVEAELPGVTDAFVGAGWLVRDGEPQPAESFGDLFGFDAYRDRAFWGIDRTGRPMIGVSMEMIDSVGLGEILAEIGMQEVVMLDSGASAALAYRGKSVMAYEPRPVPHIVALLPPEVPQVSEVNVEDSSEHSCPATFDVASRSKSNRPARQSDR is encoded by the coding sequence ATGAGTAGATCGACGTTGACGATTTTAGTGGGGCTATTTTTAGGCGGGGTTGGCCTGGGTGCGGGCACAGCAGCGGCACTAATAGCTTTAAGCGGAAATGGTGCCAGGATCGAGCGCAACCAAGTGGTGAGTGATGCCACTAACCAAGAAACTAACCGAGAAAGCCGTGAATCTGAGGATCGCAGTAATAACAACGATCGATCGATTCCAAGCACTAATCCATCCGTGAACCGCGATCGCTACACCTGTGAACCCGATGCCCTGGCTTCGATCTCGGTTTCGCTCAAGCAAGTAGGCCGATTGGGCAAAGTCGCCGACAACCCATTGCCAACGGTGGCCAACCTCAGCACCAACCTCAGCCCCGATCTATTCGCTCGGCTCAACCCTTCACCCTGGCCGCAAATCAGCGATCGCGCCCGATCGGCAGCGGTGCCAATTATCATGTATCACGACATCACCGCTGAAAAAGATGTTTTTTATGATGTGCTACCGGATGAGCTAGAGGCTCAATTCCAGGCGATCGAAGATGAGGGACTGACCCCGATCAGCATGGATGAACTCTATAACCATCTGCAAACCGGGGTATCGCTTCCCGCCAAGCCGATCGTATTGACCTTTGATGATAACTATCTAGGGCAATATGAACATGCCTTCCCACTGTTGCAGGAATATGGCTATCCGGCGCTATTTTCGGTGCATACAGATTTTGTGGGCAAGCTACCGGGTAAACCCAAAAGCGATTGGGATCAACTACAGGAGATGGTGGATAGCGGCCTGGTTACGATCGCTTCCCATTCCGCCAGTCACCGCAATTTCTCGGAGCTAACCGATTCAGAAATCCGCCAGGAGTTAGCCGAATCCAAGCAAATCCTGGAAGAAAACCTAGGCGTTAAAATTCGCTACTTTACTTACCCCGAAGGCACTTATACCGAACGGGTAACTGAGTTGGTGGCAGCGGCAGGCTATGAGGCCGCCCTGACCATGAGCCTTGATCCCTATCTGGAAACTGTAGCTAACGAGTCTCAGGATTTACTAACGGTGATGCGCTATGGCCAATCGCGCCTGTATGAGGTGCTAGCCTATGCCGATGGTGGCCCCTATGCGGGGGATAAGGAAATTGTGCCCAATGTGGCGGTGCCCTTGCCCGTTGACTATAGCCAGCCGGTGGAAAAACGCCTGGTAACAGTGGATAATTTGCCGCTGACGCTGGTATTTGGGGGTAAGCCCATCACTGTCCATGCGGATTCGCGCTATGCGGTCGAGGAAATCATGGAGGATACCGATGCGATCGCGGCGGTGGATGGCACCTTCTTCTCGTTGGAATATTTAGATAGCAACACCATGATCGGGCCAATTTTGAGCCAAAACTCCAATCTGGCGGGTCGATTTCTACCGGGCAATCGCGGCGAGAATCCTTTGCTGCGCGGCCGTCCTTTAGTGTTAATCAGCCCCGACACAATTAAATTTGTGCCCTATGATCCCGACGAACATACCAGCCTGTCAGCGGTCGAAGCAGAGCTACCCGGTGTGACCGATGCCTTTGTGGGGGCAGGTTGGCTAGTGCGGGATGGTGAACCCCAACCGGCGGAAAGTTTTGGCGATTTGTTTGGGTTTGATGCCTACCGCGATCGTGCCTTCTGGGGAATCGATCGCACCGGTAGACCGATGATTGGTGTGTCGATGGAGATGATCGACTCGGTTGGTTTGGGTGAAATCCTGGCCGAAATTGGCATGCAGGAAGTAGTCATGCTTGATTCTGGTGCCAGTGCAGCGCTGGCCTATCGTGGTAAATCAGTGATGGCCTATGAACCACGCCCCGTGCCCCATATTGTGGCGTTGCTGCCACCGGAAGTGCCACAGGTGAGCGAAGTAAATGTAGAAGATAGCTCGGAACATTCCTGTCCTGCCACGTTTGACGTAGCTTCGAGATCTAAGTCAAATCGACCAGCTCGGCAAAGCGATCGCTAA
- a CDS encoding YdcF family protein, translated as MAFAITKILPLFVYPLGLVLLLLILALVGMFLKRKIWRRVSIASISLAIVIIGLGSSYSFASNLVRSLEWQYVDQTSASRSGEQIITNLPNADAIVVLGGGTRPHVFPRPTAEVAEAGDRILYGAKLWQMNKAPLLVVTGGRADWLGDGGNPESADMAAIATALGVPATSIIQESESFNTRENAINVAKILEPRQITNILLVTSALHMPRSMAVFKKVGFTPIAAPTDFAIVAGNSNKNWAGGLIDLLPSAEVLDHTTDAIKEYIGMLIYQLKGWA; from the coding sequence ATGGCGTTTGCAATCACCAAAATTCTACCCCTGTTTGTCTATCCGCTGGGATTGGTGCTTTTGTTGTTAATCCTTGCGTTGGTGGGGATGTTTCTAAAACGTAAAATTTGGCGGCGGGTGTCGATCGCCTCGATCTCGTTGGCGATCGTGATTATTGGCCTGGGCAGTAGCTATAGTTTTGCCAGTAATTTAGTGCGATCGCTGGAGTGGCAATATGTAGACCAGACCTCAGCATCACGCTCCGGAGAGCAAATAATTACCAATTTACCCAATGCCGATGCGATCGTGGTGCTTGGTGGTGGCACCCGTCCCCATGTTTTCCCTCGCCCCACGGCGGAGGTGGCTGAAGCGGGCGATCGGATTTTGTATGGAGCCAAGTTGTGGCAAATGAATAAAGCACCGTTGTTAGTGGTCACTGGTGGTAGAGCTGATTGGCTGGGAGATGGTGGCAATCCGGAATCAGCGGATATGGCAGCGATCGCCACTGCACTAGGCGTACCGGCAACCAGCATCATTCAAGAGAGTGAATCATTTAATACACGCGAAAATGCGATCAACGTGGCCAAAATCCTGGAACCGCGCCAGATTACTAATATTCTTTTAGTTACCTCTGCCCTGCATATGCCCAGGTCAATGGCGGTGTTTAAGAAAGTAGGATTTACGCCGATCGCTGCCCCCACTGACTTTGCGATCGTGGCTGGTAATAGCAATAAAAACTGGGCGGGCGGGTTGATCGACCTGTTACCCAGTGCCGAAGTGCTCGACCATACCACCGATGCGATCAAGGAATATATTGGTATGCTCATCTATCAACTTAAAGGTTGGGCATAA
- a CDS encoding DUF2283 domain-containing protein: protein MNMTYDDQVDAMYLQIKDAEIARSEAIETDIVCDYDAANNVLGIELLWVSCNFNNAFSTIQRIEFADSNQKKACLYYLLEHVDVSRSDDPTLSTRIDAAKKLFRNNNLVIEDTKDRLEGIFKKS, encoded by the coding sequence ATGAACATGACTTACGATGATCAAGTTGATGCAATGTATTTGCAAATTAAAGACGCAGAAATTGCGAGGTCTGAGGCGATCGAGACAGATATCGTATGTGATTATGATGCCGCGAATAATGTTTTAGGGATTGAATTATTGTGGGTATCTTGCAACTTTAATAATGCTTTCTCGACTATTCAACGCATCGAATTTGCTGATTCAAACCAAAAGAAAGCATGCTTGTACTATTTGCTAGAACATGTAGACGTTAGCAGATCAGATGATCCTACTCTTTCAACTAGGATCGATGCAGCAAAGAAACTATTTAGGAACAACAATCTGGTGATTGAAGATACTAAAGATAGGCTTGAAGGCATTTTTAAAAAGAGTTAA